In Argopecten irradians isolate NY chromosome 11, Ai_NY, whole genome shotgun sequence, one DNA window encodes the following:
- the LOC138334899 gene encoding biotin--protein ligase-like has product MILSVGYLSVYLVQWLVQWTRRNMFRRAISKVIAARGLSLVVQRSPQGFDDLLKSLDMNTATQESQCLLDPNRKAVMTTFMPQVEVNLADWTSYYAMQKHYHTEGGEENINVLLEAVRPVDRRSFLLREFSVPEPQKIHAASHGTAVAWRTGPPFGILMRCSLEELVTLCFAFCEGGLTLDEELIVQRIVSVKTCGSAADLVPHIEESQLPGEDITLEGVNSISQGDLNHSNLQSFLKAQRDRLGETVSDWSNESLASRNSICSSNLLDSTTPTPYSESVVEDESESGCGEEPCEFDSQFLESVERVKMMQGNVKPPNILVYCGKKDTEKRFAGIRTSLEQCINLERYVIYALNHDQVKRDPWADNSALLIVSCDNLHDGVGDAFLRYFESGGIILSFGSPFDAMFVARHEIQHQDGVGISKINFRTWKGVSVLCGNHLYDPREVTGEKVTLTVLGTDHNERPVILDVKSQLSEAGHAIMSQVLLNRDPTEYASSDEQFALLKQSNQDRCDILKEVLQDLGVDTDTSSVPVFTPCYLLSNSESTKAKFLENVQKKVDKDGKLVSSPVTLQFVKEYTPNQETVTESLLPVVTGKSTGQGVLQFFNDDVYFKNLTTTTLGNTLMVIDVLPTTMPLFDKLQFCVPSGVGLIAIPGKQTRGKGRGGNAWLSPVGCAMFSLLVNVPMDSPLGRHASYLQHITSLAVVESVRSLPGYQDIELRLKWPNDIYFSNKMKLGGVVIKSTITDGVLQANIGCGFNVSNKNPTICINDLIERYNSEKGSSLGLCSKEQLVGRTISIMEQLINQFQVDEGHQFLQLYSQRWLHSGSRVHLEDRNVDVTIQGLDEYGYLDVKADDGTRHSVQPDGNSFDMMRNLISMKTR; this is encoded by the exons ATGATACTGTCCGTTGGATATCTAAGCGTGTACCTGGTCCAGTGGCTGGTACAGTGGACCAGACGAAACATGTTCAGACGAGCTATCTCCAAGGTCATAGCAGCACGAGGACTAAGTCTTGTAGTTCAGAGGTCACCTCAGGGCTTTGATGACCTTTTGAAGTCATTGGATATGAATACTGCCACACAGGAAAGTCAATGCTTACTGGACCCAAACAGAAAGGCTGTCATGACAACCTTTATGCCACAG gtaGAAGTGAACCTAGCAGACTGGACATCCTATTATGCCATGCAGAAACATTACCATACAGAGGGTGGAGAGGAGaacatcaatgttttattggAAGCTGTCAGACCTGTTGATCGTAGGAGCTTCCTCCTCCGTGAATTCTCTGTTCCTGAACCtcaaaaaatacat GCAGCCAGCCATGGCACGGCGGTGGCCTGGCGAACAGGGCCTCCATTTGGGATACTGATGCGGTGCTCCTTAGAGGAGCTGGTCACCCTCTGTTTCGCCTTCTGTGAGGGAGGTCTGACGTTGGACGAGGAGTTGATTGTTCAGAGGATTGTCA GTGTGAAGACTTGTGGCTCTGCTGCGGATCTTGTTCCACATATCGAGGAGAGCCAGTTACCTGGGGAAGACATCACTTTAGAGGGGGTTAACTCGATCTCTCAGGGAGATCTAAATCACAGCAACTTACAATCGTTCCTGAAGGCTCAGCGTGATCGTCTGGGGGAAACAGTCTCAGACTGGTCTAACGAGTCTCTAGCTTCAAGAAATAGCATCTGTAGCTCTAACCTCTTAGACtctacaacaccaacacctTACAGTGAAAGTGTGGTAGAGGACGAGTCAGAAAGTGGATGTGGGGAAGAACCCTGTGAGTTTGACTCGCAATTTCTAGAATCTGTGGAACGCGTGAAAATGATGCAAGGAAACGTGAAACCTCCAAATATTCTGGTATACTGCGGGAAGAAAGATACAGAAAAAAGGTTTGCAGGCATCCGAACATCATTGGAGCAGTGTATCAATCTGGAACGTTACGTTATCTATGCCTTAAACCATGATCAGGTGAAGAGAGATCCATGGGCAGACAACTCCGCTCTTCTTATTGTATCATGTGACAATCTCCATGATGGAGTGGGTGATGCTTTTCTCCGTTACTTTGAGAGCGGAGGAATTATTCTCAGTTTTGGTAGTCCATTTGATGCTATGTTTGTTGCCAGACACGAGATTCAGCATCAAGACGGTGTTGGCATCTCCAAAATAAACTTCCGTACTTGGAAAGGTGTGTCTGTATTGTGTGGAAATCACTTGTATGACCCGAGGGAGGTAACTGGGGAAAAAGTGACACTAACTGTACTGGGGACAGACCACAACGAACGCCCTGTTATCTTGGATGTGAAGTCACAATTGTCCGAGGCAGGCCATGCCATTATGTCACAG GTTTTGCTTAACAGAGATCCGACAGAATATGCCAGCTCCGATGAGCAGTTTGCTTTACTGAAACAGTCGAACCAGGACCGCTGTGACATACTGAAAGAAGTGTTACAGGACCTGGGAGTGGATACAGATACCAGTTCTGTACCTGTGTTTACACCATGTTACCTACTGTCTAACTCAGAG AGTACAAAAGCCAAGTTTCTGGAAAATGTCCAGAAGAAGGTGGACAAGGATGGTAAACTGGTATCGAGCCCCGTCACTCTACAGTTTGTTAAGGAATACACACCAAACCAGGAAACGGTCACGGAGAGCTTGTTGCCGGTGGTAACGGGCAAATCTACAGGTCAAGGAGTTCTACAGTTCTTCAATGATGATGTGTACTTCAAAAATCTGACAACAACCACACTTGGTAATACATTGATGGTGATTGATGTCCTGCCTACCACCATGCCGCTGTTTGACAA GTTACAGTTCTGTGTCCCCAGTGGTGTTGGGTTGATAGCTATTCCGGGCAAACAGACACGGGGTAAAG GTCGTGGTGGTAACGCATGGCTGAGTCCAGTTGGATGTGCCATGTTTTCTCTCCTCGTCAATGTTCCTATGGATAGTCCACTTGGCCGACATGCTTCCTACCTCCAACATATCACCTCACTGGCGGTCGTAGAGAGTGTACGCTCACTTCCAGGATACCAG GACATTGAATTGAGACTGAAGTGGCCAAATGATATTTACTTCAGTAACAAAATGAAGTTAGGAGGAGTTGTGATCAAGTCCACTATAACTGATGGTGTACTCCAGGCTAACATTG GCTGTGGATTTAATGTTAGCAACAAGAACCCTACGATTTGTATTAATGATCTGATTGAGCGATACAACAGTGAGAAAGGCAGTTCACTAGGTCTGTGTAGTAAGGAACAACTGGTAGGCCGAACTATATCTATCATGGAACAGCTCATCAACCAGTTCCAGGTCGATGAAGGACACCAGTTCCTCCAGCTCTACTCTCAGCGATGGCTCCACAG tGGCAGCCGTGTACATCTGGAGGACAGGAATGTGGATGTTACGATACAGGGGCTTGACGAGTATGGCTATCTGGATGTCAAAGCAGACGATGGAACAAGGCACTCTGTACAACCAGATGGTAACAGCTTTGACATGATGAGGAATCTCATCTCGATGAAGACCCGATAA
- the LOC138334449 gene encoding uncharacterized protein: MPRLTDTQRHEVRGTCTCMLAGGLPRREIARRMGCSPSTIVRLHQRYVQTGSLNDRPRPGRQRVTSDRQERYIRVTHLRDRFQTASQRARKSIGINGRRISISTVRRRLRSGAGWKACRPFRGNMLTQRRRQNRLTWTRRLRRWLMRQWRRVLFTDESRFR; this comes from the coding sequence ATGCCACGACTTACGGATACCCAACGTCACGAAGTTAggggtacatgtacatgtatgttggcAGGCGGACTTCCGCGGCGTGAAATTGCGCGTAGAATGGGATGCTCGCCTTCTACTATTGTGAGACTTCATCAGCGGTACGTTCAAACGGGTTCTCTGAATGACAGACCGCGCCCTGGGAGGCAACGAGTGACGTCGGATCGACAGGAGCGTTACATCCGGGTCACCCATCTCCGTGACCGCTTCCAAACTGCCTCCCAAAGGGCCAGAAAATCGATAGGTATCAATGGAAGACGAATTTCTATTTCTACTGTCCGCCGACGTTTGCGTAGCGGCGCCGGTTGGAAAGCCTGTAGACCCTTCCGAGGGAACATGCTGACACAACGTCGACGTCAAAATCGCCTGACGTGGACCCGGAGGCTTCGACGTTGGCTCATGCGCCAATGGAGACGCGTACTATTCACGGATGAATCCCGCTTCCGTTAA